A single region of the Nocardioides ochotonae genome encodes:
- a CDS encoding FmdB family zinc ribbon protein: protein MPTYQYACTECGHQFEQVQSFSEDALTECPACTGKLRKLYNAVGVVFKGSGFYRTDSRSSSSASEPAASSSSSSSSSSDAGSSSSSSSSSTSTSTTSSSSTPAASSSS from the coding sequence ATGCCTACCTACCAGTACGCCTGCACCGAGTGCGGCCACCAGTTCGAGCAGGTCCAGAGCTTCTCCGAGGACGCGCTGACCGAGTGCCCCGCCTGCACCGGCAAGCTCCGCAAGCTCTACAACGCCGTCGGCGTCGTCTTCAAGGGATCGGGCTTCTACCGCACCGACAGCCGCTCCTCGTCCTCCGCGAGCGAGCCGGCCGCGAGCTCCTCGTCTTCGTCCTCGAGCTCCAGCGACGCTGGGTCCTCCTCGTCCTCCTCGAGCTCCTCCACCTCGACGTCGACGACGAGCTCCTCCTCGACCCCGGCGGCGTCCTCCAGCAGCTGA
- a CDS encoding SAF domain-containing protein, with translation MPLDLSPVTPRRPVRAARAVRRAVLARRRLLAAVLVAVAVAAGLQASADPPPRRDIVLVAARDLPSGAALAADDLVEVSFAPGTAPAGLAEAPVGRVLAAPLRAGEAVTDVRLVGPALTRAHPGLVAVPVRLPDAGMVALLRVGDVVDLVAADPQGGEPAVVAHAVPVLAVPDHTADAGAQGLGGRLVVVGALEADVPVLADAAVRHYLSFSYSG, from the coding sequence GTGCCCCTCGACCTCTCCCCCGTCACCCCTCGCCGACCTGTCCGCGCCGCGCGCGCCGTACGCCGTGCGGTGCTGGCGCGTCGCCGGCTCCTGGCCGCGGTGCTGGTCGCCGTGGCGGTCGCCGCCGGGCTGCAGGCCAGTGCCGACCCGCCCCCACGGCGTGACATCGTGCTGGTCGCTGCGCGCGACCTGCCGTCGGGGGCCGCGCTGGCCGCCGACGACCTGGTCGAGGTCAGCTTCGCACCCGGCACCGCGCCTGCCGGGCTGGCCGAGGCGCCGGTCGGCCGGGTGCTCGCCGCACCGCTGCGCGCCGGTGAGGCGGTGACCGACGTACGCCTCGTCGGCCCGGCGCTGACCCGCGCCCATCCCGGCCTGGTCGCGGTGCCGGTGCGGCTCCCCGACGCCGGCATGGTCGCGCTGCTGCGCGTGGGCGACGTGGTCGACCTGGTGGCCGCCGACCCGCAGGGCGGTGAGCCCGCCGTGGTCGCGCACGCGGTCCCGGTGCTGGCGGTCCCGGACCACACCGCCGACGCGGGCGCCCAGGGACTCGGCGGCCGGCTGGTCGTCGTCGGTGCCCTCGAGGCCGACGTGCCCGTCCTGGCCGACGCGGCCGTCCGGCACTACCTCAGCTTCTCCTACAGCGGCTAG
- a CDS encoding MscL family protein: protein MSGFKNFLLRGNLVELAVAFIMGGAFATVVTAMVDVIMDLVGKAGGVKDFSNYEPKGVSVGAFITALISFVILAAVVYFLIVTPYTKAKERYFPSAPPGTPEDIKILGEIRDLLATQQGGAGGTGQGGTTNPGVTDGPGTTNPGV, encoded by the coding sequence CTGAGCGGATTCAAGAACTTCCTGCTGCGCGGAAACCTCGTCGAGCTCGCCGTCGCGTTCATCATGGGCGGCGCCTTCGCGACCGTGGTGACCGCGATGGTGGACGTGATCATGGACCTCGTCGGCAAGGCCGGGGGCGTCAAGGACTTCTCCAACTACGAGCCGAAGGGCGTCTCGGTCGGCGCGTTCATCACCGCCCTGATCTCGTTCGTGATCCTCGCGGCGGTCGTCTACTTCCTCATCGTCACGCCGTACACGAAGGCCAAGGAGCGCTACTTCCCCAGCGCCCCGCCCGGTACGCCGGAGGACATCAAGATCCTCGGCGAGATCCGCGACCTGCTCGCGACCCAGCAGGGCGGCGCGGGCGGCACCGGGCAGGGCGGCACCACCAACCCCGGGGTCACCGACGGACCCGGCACCACCAACCCGGGGGTCTGA
- a CDS encoding LCP family protein produces MPEEQPVAAPSDVPAPAGRRKAKPPRRHTVAKVVVSIVVALGMVTALGTVWLYRDLTDNITVFDLADQLGDDRPDKAVDDGPQEPLNILVMGSDARDGDGNNIDGLTGGGQRSDTTILFHLSGDRSHAYGVSIPRDSLVTRPDCIAEDGSVIAGAENAMWNDAFALGGPACTIHQFEELTDVLVDHFVVVDFAGFKDMVDAIDGVPVCVPEDIEDPKHGIFIEAGTRDLNGEEALNYVRARYTLGDGSDIGRVKRQQAFIAAMANKVVSGGVLARPDRLIGFLQAATSSLTVDPGLSNPLKISKVGLGFQDIGLSSIRFITVPWAYDTREEFRGRVVWTEDAAKVWKRVRNDSQISRRLDSGAINAATVPGAGGKGNGSGKGSGGGSDGTGASPSADPEEAARDEEQRQALADAGLCV; encoded by the coding sequence ATGCCCGAAGAGCAGCCCGTCGCTGCCCCGTCGGACGTCCCCGCGCCCGCCGGCCGGCGCAAGGCCAAGCCGCCGCGTCGCCACACCGTGGCCAAGGTGGTCGTCTCCATCGTCGTCGCCCTCGGCATGGTCACCGCGCTGGGCACGGTCTGGCTCTACCGCGACCTCACCGACAACATCACGGTGTTCGACCTCGCCGACCAGCTCGGCGACGACCGCCCGGACAAGGCCGTCGACGACGGGCCGCAGGAGCCGCTCAACATCCTGGTGATGGGCTCCGACGCCCGTGACGGCGACGGCAACAACATCGACGGCCTGACCGGCGGCGGCCAGCGCTCGGACACCACGATCCTCTTCCACCTGTCCGGTGACCGCTCCCACGCCTACGGCGTGAGCATCCCGCGCGACTCGCTGGTCACCCGCCCCGACTGCATCGCCGAGGACGGCAGCGTCATCGCGGGCGCCGAGAACGCCATGTGGAACGACGCGTTCGCGCTCGGCGGCCCGGCGTGCACGATCCACCAGTTCGAGGAGCTGACCGACGTCCTCGTGGACCACTTCGTGGTCGTCGACTTCGCCGGCTTCAAGGACATGGTCGACGCGATCGACGGCGTCCCGGTGTGTGTGCCCGAGGACATCGAGGACCCCAAGCACGGCATCTTCATCGAGGCCGGCACCCGCGACCTGAACGGCGAGGAGGCACTCAACTACGTGCGCGCCCGCTACACGCTGGGCGACGGCTCCGACATCGGCCGGGTCAAGCGCCAGCAGGCGTTCATCGCCGCGATGGCCAACAAGGTGGTCTCCGGCGGCGTGCTGGCGCGTCCGGACCGGCTCATCGGGTTCCTCCAGGCCGCGACCAGCTCGCTGACCGTGGACCCGGGGCTGAGCAACCCGCTCAAGATCAGCAAGGTCGGACTGGGCTTCCAGGACATCGGGCTGTCCAGCATCCGCTTCATCACCGTGCCGTGGGCCTACGACACCCGCGAGGAGTTCCGCGGCCGCGTCGTGTGGACCGAGGACGCCGCGAAGGTCTGGAAGCGGGTGCGCAACGACTCGCAGATCTCCCGGCGCCTCGACAGCGGCGCGATCAACGCCGCCACGGTCCCCGGCGCCGGTGGCAAGGGCAACGGCTCCGGCAAGGGTTCGGGCGGCGGCTCCGATGGCACGGGCGCCTCGCCCAGTGCCGACCCGGAGGAGGCGGCGCGCGACGAGGAGCAGCGTCAGGCGCTGGCCGATGCGGGGCTGTGCGTGTGA